Proteins from a genomic interval of Rosa chinensis cultivar Old Blush chromosome 2, RchiOBHm-V2, whole genome shotgun sequence:
- the LOC112190936 gene encoding BTB/POZ domain-containing protein At3g22104 isoform X1 → MEVCCDLEVDVNGEESFMVNKRVIASYSGKLSKLLGKSKGSTRNLKVVFHDFPGRAESFELISRFCYNNGSIDITPSNISLLHFAAIFMEMNISVSGARNLFEKTEKSLEEMRYWTWSELLIALKQCQDLLPATNCLPLLEKCLDCIVGRLALASEASPCPSTSSPDSSGIRFSCDTRSTESLKTSSSRSTWWFEDLLVLGPNLVEMLVKSMVTRKFDHVTISRFLFYYQKSKFYTVESDAKRTIAEAVIDMLYILDQSSVSCKTLFWILRVVQNININKSSRNKLESMIGSQLDQASLDNLLVPSPHGINHLYDVNLVLRFLNSFLLGGTAKASPMRLRKVGVLVDLYIAEVAPDPCLRPSKFLALAMVLPDAARDSYDELYRAIDMYLEVHGGLSEEEKMKLCCLFNYEKLSEEACIHLSQNAKFPSKSAVQALISQQVKLKSLVHATNNPKSYGDSPFSVAEVDNEGRNDHDSNEQRVLYAGKLDLSADNEKLREHLHGMQWRVMELEKMCKKMQTQMAKFTKSRVLSSHSHARSLPKLCS, encoded by the exons AGAGTTATTGCTTCCTATTCGGGCAAGTTGAGCAAGTTACTTGGCAAATCAAAAGGTTCCACAAGAAATCTTAAAGTTGTCTTCCATGACTTTCCAGGAAGGGCAGAGAGTTTTGAGCTCATTTCAAGGTTCTGCTACAACAATGGCAGCATTGACATAACTCCTTCCAATATTTCCCTCCTACATTTTGCTGCCATTTTCATGGAAATGAACATTTCTGTTTCCGGAGCACGCAATTTGTTTGAAAAAACCGAGAAATCACTTGAAGAGATGAGGTATTGGACTTGGTCTGAGCTCTTGATTGCTTTGAAGCAGTGCCAAGATTTACTTCCGGCAACTAATTGTTTGCCTCTACTTGAGAAATGCTTGGATTGCATTGTGGGAAGACTGGCTTTGGCCAGTGAAGCAAGTCCATGTCCTTCAACTTCATCCCCAGATAGCTCTGGCATTCGGTTTTCGTGTGACACTAGAAGCACCGAGAGCTTGAAAACCAGCTCCTCTCGCTCAACATGGTGGTTCGAGGATCTTCTAGTTTTAGGTcccaatttggttgaaatgcTGGTGAAGTCCATGGTTACTCGAAAGTTTGATCATGTTACTATCAGTAGGTTCCTCTTTTATTACCAGAAATCGAAGTTCTACACTGTCGAATCCGATGCCAAGCGCACTATTGCAGAAGCAGTCATTGATATGCTTTACATTCTTGATCAGAGCTCTGTTTCTTGCAAAACTTTGTTTTGGATTCTTCGTGTTGTTCAGAatataaacataaacaaaagCAGCAGGAATAAGTTGGAGAGCATGATTGGCTCACAGTTGGATCAAGCATCATTGGATAACTTGCTTGTTCCTTCCCCACATGGGATCAATCACTTGTATGATGTCAATCTTGTTTTGAGGTTTTTGAACTCATTTCTGCTCGGAGGAACAGCAAAAGCGTCTCCTATGAGATTGAGGAAAGTTGGAGTCTTGGTGGATTTGTATATAGCAGAAGTAGCCCCAGATCCTTGTTTAAGGCCTTCAAAGTTTCTGGCTTTAGCCATGGTCCTGCCAGATGCTGCTAGAGACTCCTATGATGAACTTTACCGTGCCATCGATATGTATCTAGAG GTACATGGAGGATTGTCCGAAGAGGAAAAGATGAAACTCTGTTGTTTATTTAACTATGAGAAGCTCTCGGAAGAAGCTTGCATACACCTTTCTCAGAATGCAAAATTCCCATCAAAATCAGCAGTCCAAGCTCTCATTTCTCAGCAAGTCAAGCTTAAGAGCTTAGTTCATGCCACTAACAATCCCAAGTCCTATGGTGACTCCCCTTTTAGTGTCGCTGAGGTAGATAATGAGGGAAGGAATGATCATGATTCCAATGAACAACGCGTGCTTTATGCTGGAAAACTTGATCTCTCGGCTGACAACGAGAAACTGAGAGAACATTTACATGGTATGCAGTGGAGGGTCATGGAGTTGGAAAAAATGTGCAAGAAAATGCAAACCCAAATGGCAAAGTTCACAAAATCAAGAGTGTTATCAAGCCACAGTCATGCAAGATCTTTGCCCAAACTTTGTTCATGA
- the LOC112190936 gene encoding BTB/POZ domain-containing protein At3g22104 isoform X2 produces the protein MEMNISVSGARNLFEKTEKSLEEMRYWTWSELLIALKQCQDLLPATNCLPLLEKCLDCIVGRLALASEASPCPSTSSPDSSGIRFSCDTRSTESLKTSSSRSTWWFEDLLVLGPNLVEMLVKSMVTRKFDHVTISRFLFYYQKSKFYTVESDAKRTIAEAVIDMLYILDQSSVSCKTLFWILRVVQNININKSSRNKLESMIGSQLDQASLDNLLVPSPHGINHLYDVNLVLRFLNSFLLGGTAKASPMRLRKVGVLVDLYIAEVAPDPCLRPSKFLALAMVLPDAARDSYDELYRAIDMYLEVHGGLSEEEKMKLCCLFNYEKLSEEACIHLSQNAKFPSKSAVQALISQQVKLKSLVHATNNPKSYGDSPFSVAEVDNEGRNDHDSNEQRVLYAGKLDLSADNEKLREHLHGMQWRVMELEKMCKKMQTQMAKFTKSRVLSSHSHARSLPKLCS, from the exons ATGGAAATGAACATTTCTGTTTCCGGAGCACGCAATTTGTTTGAAAAAACCGAGAAATCACTTGAAGAGATGAGGTATTGGACTTGGTCTGAGCTCTTGATTGCTTTGAAGCAGTGCCAAGATTTACTTCCGGCAACTAATTGTTTGCCTCTACTTGAGAAATGCTTGGATTGCATTGTGGGAAGACTGGCTTTGGCCAGTGAAGCAAGTCCATGTCCTTCAACTTCATCCCCAGATAGCTCTGGCATTCGGTTTTCGTGTGACACTAGAAGCACCGAGAGCTTGAAAACCAGCTCCTCTCGCTCAACATGGTGGTTCGAGGATCTTCTAGTTTTAGGTcccaatttggttgaaatgcTGGTGAAGTCCATGGTTACTCGAAAGTTTGATCATGTTACTATCAGTAGGTTCCTCTTTTATTACCAGAAATCGAAGTTCTACACTGTCGAATCCGATGCCAAGCGCACTATTGCAGAAGCAGTCATTGATATGCTTTACATTCTTGATCAGAGCTCTGTTTCTTGCAAAACTTTGTTTTGGATTCTTCGTGTTGTTCAGAatataaacataaacaaaagCAGCAGGAATAAGTTGGAGAGCATGATTGGCTCACAGTTGGATCAAGCATCATTGGATAACTTGCTTGTTCCTTCCCCACATGGGATCAATCACTTGTATGATGTCAATCTTGTTTTGAGGTTTTTGAACTCATTTCTGCTCGGAGGAACAGCAAAAGCGTCTCCTATGAGATTGAGGAAAGTTGGAGTCTTGGTGGATTTGTATATAGCAGAAGTAGCCCCAGATCCTTGTTTAAGGCCTTCAAAGTTTCTGGCTTTAGCCATGGTCCTGCCAGATGCTGCTAGAGACTCCTATGATGAACTTTACCGTGCCATCGATATGTATCTAGAG GTACATGGAGGATTGTCCGAAGAGGAAAAGATGAAACTCTGTTGTTTATTTAACTATGAGAAGCTCTCGGAAGAAGCTTGCATACACCTTTCTCAGAATGCAAAATTCCCATCAAAATCAGCAGTCCAAGCTCTCATTTCTCAGCAAGTCAAGCTTAAGAGCTTAGTTCATGCCACTAACAATCCCAAGTCCTATGGTGACTCCCCTTTTAGTGTCGCTGAGGTAGATAATGAGGGAAGGAATGATCATGATTCCAATGAACAACGCGTGCTTTATGCTGGAAAACTTGATCTCTCGGCTGACAACGAGAAACTGAGAGAACATTTACATGGTATGCAGTGGAGGGTCATGGAGTTGGAAAAAATGTGCAAGAAAATGCAAACCCAAATGGCAAAGTTCACAAAATCAAGAGTGTTATCAAGCCACAGTCATGCAAGATCTTTGCCCAAACTTTGTTCATGA
- the LOC112185032 gene encoding uncharacterized protein LOC112185032 yields the protein MAATSVICPWTFLDEGASIKRSYTYVVRPSSIPIVDLPTPVVQDGKTTVMISEEAYQSGLDKCKHMLLGRLQLAFGDKPYSPPDLQRKLGVIWSGLGSWTIIPMGKGYYSFNFASADSLARVWAQGAIALKPGTLRFMKWVPNFSPASQKNTNAQVWVRFWNLGLEFWEARTLSEIASGIGAPVKIDPNTLERKYGLFARVLVDVDLSVDLPLEVVIKRKNGEIFVQAVDYEKLLDLCSHCGNVGHRVTDCKFVKPSANESTDSRYVRGRSRRRGAKQSRRRVVSQVYVPKQRPGKEIIVQATPTPIMDDGEGPSFVQKSPIVQENHDTDGLDKCLPLEQEATPEGCMRDEASGVELVVSTVSVPIEGATLQVVDNVVPQILYWNLRGISNDPTQNALRKFVMDNNPDVLCISEPFVSFDSVPLSFWRSLNLVAVCTNDRGSSIPNLWVLCKSSIHHVVNVLSRSDQQVSIQVTFDSVNCVLTSVYARTSMENRRRLWIDIASIKNNFVSGPWIVFGDFNAILGAHEKKGGAPVCQRSCEEFQAMSDICELFHTDTKGAEFTWVRRRGVRGNVEVRLDRCLENLAWMDSWDTFDCCTLPRICSDHNPLLMSFSNAFGAHQSLFRFRRMWLEHGSFHGFVKQCWDAITVHGYPLTILQHKLRVLRQALRSWNWEVFGNVHRRVDSDLADLVALQQHISTTGGSDADFTKECELQANLTESMRLQEMFWKEKSRLRWLSEGDRNSSFFHVMCRVRRSCSSITLLRDGDQVFQDPLTIQNHIVDFYSHLFANHADCYDSGLISRVIPSLVTIEENEALTAIPSPEEIFLAMKNMDPDNAPGPDGFNGHFFVSCWEIVGACVIEAVQSFFEHGSLPPSFNSSLIILIPKVDHADSIKKFRPIALANFVFKIIPKIISIRLASIASRIISPQQHAFVPGRNIADCIITTSECINLLDSKCHGGNVAIKMDIAKAFDTLSWDFILKVLEAFGFHPIFVHWVKVLLHSAKLSLLINGRSVGYFSCGRGVRQGDPLSPLLFCLAEEVLSRGLSELLSSGRLHPISSPRGALAPSHVLFADDVIVFCRGDKRSLELVMTFFEEYGLNSGQRINKSKSHAFLSRHILYRRHSISSSLGIPIGEFPFSYLGVPIFRGKPRVSYFRPLVDKIRVRLSSWMGSLLSMAGRLQLLKSVFNSMLVYCFQVYEWPISLLRRMEVWCRNYLWSGSIDKRGIPLIAWKTCCSPVEEGGLGLKQLIVLNRSLLLKRSWEVFSSPSLGSSFLRGRFCRNGVLRRSYASSSIWPGVRRFWDLIQENSRWIIGSGEKISFWRDNFLGKPLLHFFGPHTNMSTIADWLVADFIHNGAWRLPALLHNHFSDLCELIRAVPIAMVPNKPDKLIWSPSSSGVLTAKEAFHFLRPHLPLTDWGKLIWTKFIIPRISLHVWKVLRGRVLSEDLLQRRGICLASRCVLCGLNEESLIHIFMTCPFSASLWDSWVVVFNLTYMPASLLDLLNLGCVGRSSQVKEVWLICFTTTLWFIWRARNKMKHDNCVVTVEATKRLIMGHVQAASKLATGSMFNSVVELQILKFFGISCRPRRSPRIIEVNWIPPIMGWVKINTDGAWQRVSGRTGCGGVFRDYQGSFMGAFASNLEIPSSVDEEIMAVIQAIELAWVREWKHIWLEVDSAMVLNFLRAPHLVPWRFRVAWDNCLHRISQMQLKSSHIFREGNQVADALANVGLSSSGLVWWNEAPPFLLDLCRRDSLSLPNFRFI from the exons ATGGCTGCCACATCTGTGATCTGTCCTTGGACTTTCTTGGATGAAGGGGCCTCAATAAAGAGATCCTACACATATGTGGTTCGCCCGTCTTCCATTCCCATTGTGGATTTACCAACGCCGGTTGTACAGGATGGGAAAACTACTGTTATGATATCTGAGGAAGCCTATCAGTCTGGGCTGGATAAGTGTAAGCACATGTTGCTTGGTCGCCTGCAATTGGCCTTCGGGGATAAGCCGTATTCTCCACCCGATCTGCAGCGTAAGCTTGGGGTTATTTGGAGCGGTCTAGGTAGTTGGACGATCATCCCAATGGGGAAGGGATATTACTCGTTCAATTTTGCCTCGGCAGATTCACTGGCTAGGGTTTGGGCGCAGGGTGCTATCGCTCTCAAGCCTGGTACGTTGAGGTTTATGAAATGGGTTCCGAATTTTTCCCCGGCGAGTCAAAAGAACACGAATGCGCAGGTGTGGGTTAGATTTTGGAATCTAGGGCTGGAATTCTGGGAAGCGCGGACGTTATCCGAGATTGCTAGTGGTATTGGCGCTCCCGTGAAAATTGACCCCAACACTTTGGAACGCAAGTATGGTCTGTTTGCTAGGGTTCTTGTGGACGTTGATCTCTCTGTTGACCTTCCTTTGGAGGTTGTGATTAAGCGTAAGAATGGAGAAATTTTTGTGCAAGCGGTGGATTATGAGAAGCTTCTTGACCTTTGTTCCCATTGTGGTAATGTGGGACATCGTGTCACGGATTGCAAATTTGTAAAGCCCTCTGCCAATGAATCTACTGATTCAAGGTATGTTCGCGGACGCTCTAGAAGGCGTGGAGCTAAACAGTCCCGACGGAGGGTTGTTTCCCAGGTGTATGTTCCGAAGCAGCGCCCCGGTAAGGAGATTATTGTTCAGGCCACTCCTACTCCGATTATGGACGATGGTGAAGGCCCTTCTTTTGTGCAGAAGTCGCCAATTGTTCAGGAAAATCATGATACGGATGGCCTGGATAAGTGT CTTCCTCTTGAGCAAGAGGCCACTCCCGAAGGTTGCATGAGAGATGAGGCTAGTGGGGTGGAGCTGGTTGTTAGTACTGTGAGTGTACCTATTGAGGGTGCAACGCTGCAGGTGGTGGATAATGTGGTTCCCCAG ATTCTCTATTGGAATTTGCGGGGTATTTCTAATGACCCCACTCAAAATGCTCTTAGAAAGTTTGTTATGGATAATAATCCTGATGTGTTGTGTATTTCGGAGCCTTTTGTCTCTTTTGATTCGGTTCCGCTTAGTTTTTGGAGGTCTCTGAATTTGGTAGCGGTGTGTACAAATGACAGGGGTTCTTCTATTCCTAATTTGTGGGTTCTCTGCAAATCTTCTATACATCATGTGGTTAACGTGCTTTCTAGGTCTGATCAACAAGTCTCTATTCAGGTGACTTTTGATTCAGTTAATTGTGTGCTAACCTCTGTTTATGCTCGTACAAGTATGGAGAATCGGCGTCGTCTTTGGATTGATATTGCTTCTATTAAGAATAACTTTGTTTCTGGACCTTGGATTGTATTTGGTGATTTCAATGCAATTCTTGGGGCTCATGAGAAAAAGGGTGGTGCGCCAGTTTGTCAGAGATCTTGTGAGGAGTTTCAAGCTATGTCTGATAtctgtgaactttttcatactgaCACTAAAGGGGCTGAATTTACTTGGGTTCGTCGGAGAGGTGTTAGGGGGAATGTAGAGGTAAGACTTGATCGTTGTCTAGAAAATCTCGCTTGGATGGATAGCTGGGATACGTTTGATTGCTGCACCTTACCACGGATATGCTCTGATCATAATCCACTACTTATGTCTTTTTCTAATGCTTTTGGGGCACATCAAAGTCTATTTCGGTTTCGGAGAATGTGGTTAGAGCATGGTAGCTTTCATGGGTTTGTCAAGCAATGTTGGGATGCAATTACGGTGCACGGATACCCTCTTACAATTTTACAACATAAATTGAGAGTTTTGCGTCAAGCACTTCGGTCTTGGAATTGGGAAGTTTTTGGTAATGTTCACAGGCGTGTTGACTCGGACCTTGCAGATTTAGTTGCTCTTCAACAACATATTTCTACTACTGGGGGGTCTGATGCAGATTTTACCAAGGAATGTGAGCTTCAGGCAAACTTGACTGAGTCCATGCGTTTACAAGAGATGTTTTGGAAGGAGAAATCTCGGTTGCGTTGGCTTTCAGAGGGCGATCGTAACTCATCTTTCTTCCATGTTATGTGTCGGGTGCGACGCTCTTGTTCTTCCATCACTCTACTTAGAGATGGTGATCAGGTTTTTCAGGATCCTCTTACTATTCAGAATCATATTGTGGATTTTTATTCGCACCTCTTTGCTAATCATGCAGATTGTTATGATTCGGGTCTCATTAGTCGTGTCATTCCTTCTTTAGTAACTATCGAGGAAAATGAGGCTCTAACAGCTATTCCATCACCAGAGGAAATCTTCTTAGCAATGAAAAATATGGACCCAGACAATGCACCTGGACCTGACGGTTTTAATGGacatttctttgtttcttgttgGGAGATCGTGGGTGCTTGTGTAATTGAGGCAGTTCAGTCTTTTTTcgagcatggttcattgccaccTTCTTTTAATTCAAGCTTGATTATTCTTATTCCCAAGGTGGATCATGCAGACTCTATTAAGAAATTTCGGCCTATTGCATTGGCCAATTTCGTATTCAAGATTATCCCAAAGATTATCTCTATCCGGCTGGCTTCCATTGCTTCACGGATTATTTCTCCTCAACAACATGCTTTTGTTCCAGGGCGGAACATAGCGGACTGCATTATTACTACTTCAGAGTGTATTAATCTATTGGACTCCAAATGTCATGGTGGAAATGTTGCAATTAAAATGGATATTGCCAAAGCCTTTGATACTCTTTCCTGGGATTTTATTTTGAAGGTTTTGGAGGCCTTTGGCTTTCACCCTATTTTTGTGCATTGGGTTAAGGTGTTATTGCATTCGGCGAAACTCTCTCTGTTAATTAATGGGAGGTCGGTGGGTTATTTTTCCTGTGGTCGTGGAGTGCGCCAGGGAGATCCTTTGTCCCCTCTTCTTTTCTGCTTGGCAGAAGAGGTTCTTAGTAGGGGTCTCTCTGAGTTGTTGAGTAGTGGTCGGTTGCACCCTATTTCTTCCCCAAGGGGGGCATTGGCTCCTTCACATGTTTTATTTGCTGATGATGTGATAGTTTTCTGTCGAGGAGATAAACGCAGTTTGGAGTTGGTTATGACTTTCTTTGAGGAGTATGGGCTTAATTCAGGGCAAAGAATTAACAAGTCTAAGTCTCACGCTTTTCTCAGCAGACACATTCTTTACCGAAGGCATTCTATTAGTAGTTCTCTCGGCATTCCTATTGGGGAGTTTCCTTTCTCTTATCTAGGTGTGCCTATTTTCCGTGGGAAGCCTCGTGTCTCATATTTCCGGCCTTTGGTGGATAAAATTCGGGTGCGTCTCTCTAGTTGGATGGGCTCTCTACTCTCTATGGCAGGCCGTCTTCAATTGTTGAAATCGGTTTTTAACAGCATGCTTGTTTATTGTTTCCAAGTGTATGAATGGCCTATTTCTTTGTTGCGTCGGATGGAAGTCTGGTGTCGCAATTACCTATGGTCTGGCTCTATTGATAAGCGTGGTATCCCTTTAATTGCTTGGAAAACTTGTTGTTCACCGGTTGAGGAGGGTGGGCTAGGCCTTAAGCAGTTGATTGTTCTGAATCGCTCTCTGCTTCTTAAGCGGAGTTGGGaggttttttcttctccttcattGGGTAGTTCTTTTCTTCGAGGTCGGTTTTGCCGTAATGGAGTTTTGCGTCGTTCATATGCTAGTTCCTCTATCTGGCCGGGTGTGAGGCGCTTCTGGGATCTAATTCAGGAGAACTCAAGGTGGATTATTGGCTCGGGTGAGAAAATTTCTTTCTGGCGCGACAATTTTTTGGGAAAGCCTCTTCTCCATTTTTTTGGGCCTCACACAAATATGTCTACTATTGCTGATTGGTTGGTGGCAGATTTTATTCATAATGGAGCTTGGCGTCTTCCTGCGTTACTCCACAATCATTTTTCTGACTTGTGTGAGTTAATTAGAGCGGTGCCTATTGCTATGGTTCCTAACAAACCCGACAAGTTGATTTGGTCTCCATCCTCTTCTGGTGTGCTAACAGCGAAGGAGGCTTTTCACTTCCTACGCCCACATCTTCCGCTCACAGATTGGGGTAAGCTTATTTGGACAAAATTTATTATTCCTAGAATCTCTCTTCATGTGTGGAAGGTCTTACGGGGTAGGGTGTTGTCAGAGGACTTGTTGCAGCGTCGGGGTATTTGTTTGGCTTCTCGCTGTGTTCTTTGTGGTTTAAATGAAGAGTCTTTGATTCATATTTTTATGACTTGTCCATTCTCTGCTTCATTATGGGATAGCTGGGTGGTAGTTTTTAATTTGACCTATATGCCAGCTTCATTGTTGGATTTATTAAACTTGGGGTGTGTTGGTCGTAGCTCCCAAGTAAAGGAAGTTTGGCTTATTTGTTTTACCACTACTTTGTGGTTTATATGGAGAGCTAGAAACAAAATGAAGCATGATAATTGTGTGGTTACTGTGGAGGCCACGAAGAGGTTAATTATGGGTCATGTTCAAGCTGCTAGTAAACTAGCCACAGGAAGTATGTTTAATTCAGTGGTTGAGCTTCAAATCTTAAAATTTTTTGGAATTAGTTGTCGTCCTCGTCGGTCTCCAAGGATTATTGAGGTTAATTGGATTCCTCCAATTATGGGCTGGGTGAAGATTAATACAGATGGTGCATGGCAACGTGTTTCGGGAAGAACAGGTTGCGGGGGAGTGTTTAGGGACTATCAGGGCTCTTTTATGGGTGCTTTTGCTTCTAATCTTGAGATTCCTAGTTCCGTCGATGAGGAGATCATGGCGGTTATTCAGGCAATTGAGCTTGCTTGGGTTAGGGAGTGGAAGCACATTTGGCTTGAGGTTGATTCAGCTATGGTACTTAATTTCCTTCGTGCACCCCATCTTGTTCCATGGAGGTTCCGTGTTGCTTGGGATAATTGTTTGCACCGTATCTCGCAAATGCAATTAAAATCTTCTCATATTTTTAGAGAGGGAAATCAGGTGGCAGATGCGCTTGCTAATGTTGGTTTGTCATCGTCAGGCTTGGTGTGGTGGAATGAGGCTCCTCCTTTTCTTCTGGATCTTTGTCGACGAGACTCACTTAGTCTTCCCAATTTTCGGTTTATTTGA